GTCTGCGCACACCCTGCCAGAGAGGATCAAGAACTTTTTCGAACACGTCGAATCCATAAGGCGCAGAAGCCTCAGCTAAATTGCTGATGGCCGTGGCTGCCAGAGTACGGACACTGAGGTTCTCGTCTGTGATCGCTTTGGAAACACAGCCCACAAGGCCATTGAGGTATGGAAGTATGCTCGAACCCATCAAGATAGCTATCTGCTGCACAATTTTCACTCCCGTGTGTCTAGCCAGCCAACTTTTTTTGGATCCGCAGACGGCCCGCaaaaatggtagcagcgATTGGATCCCCAACGAAGACGCAATCACAGCAAACGTGCGTGCAACCGTATTTCGCACGTAGTCGTCTGAGTGATCGATATCCGGACGCAGGACAGATATCATGTGTGCCAGACCAGCTGCCTTGGATAGATTTGAAATAATCTCTCGCCCTTCCAACCGGGTGACcatgtcctcgtcaatcaACAACGGCATGATCACCACCAGGATTTTGTGCGCATAGGGTCTGATTAGTTCTTCGAGGCGGAAAAGCACTCTGCCAACCACTTTGACCAGTAAGTGGCGTTCCTGGTCTTCGAGAGACTTGCTCATTAGCAGAGGAAGTATAACGTTGAATATGTGGTCCGCTCCGAAATAACGCGCGTTCTCTTGAAGCTGTCGTAATGATACTTTCCGAACTTGAGGCGAGCCATTTTTGATCATTAAAATGAGTTTCATGCATTGaatctctttcttctcgtcATTGCTCAAAGTGTCGAGATTTGTGTCCTTCGTGGTGATCAGTTTGCCAAAGACCTTCATATCGgtctctttgaaaaactggatCTCCTTCAGACCGGGGACATCATGGATGAGCTGCggattgaaaaatttgaaCTCTTGACGCAGCGTGCTCTCGTCCGGAATCATATATTGGTCGACATTTGTCAAAGAGTTGAAAGAAGTCAAATCTGGAGGAATGCTGAGGTCCGGCTTGTAATCTGCAGGGGGCTGTATTTTATGGAAACCACTGGGCAGGAGAATATTCAGATTCTCCTCCGTCAGTGGAATACCGTCAATAACTGGTATTGGGGGCGGTTTTTCTTCAGGCTCTTCCTCCCATCTAGATTTACGCTTGGGCTCCTCTGCCTCTGCATCAGGATCCTTGACATCCCATCGGCGCTTCCTTTcgcgacgaggaggagtctTGTCTCTCTTTCGTAGCTGCTGCGATTCTTGAGCTATTTCGCCCTCTTGTTGTTGCTTTTGCTTATCCTTGAACCGATTAGTCATCGCTTCCCGATAGCTCGAAGACTTCGAACCATCTCCGACATCTTCCAGTTTATGCAAAGTGTCGTACTTACGTTGCTGATACGAGTTTTCGCGGGCAGAAATGGccttcttctggatctgtCTTGTTAGAGGGTCTTCATAAGATTCTGCTTCCTCGGTCAATTCACGCTGGAATTGTTCCGGAATCGAGTAGGCTCCAGTAAGCTTTGCTCGATGTCCATTTTCTGACGACGGATCATCAAATTGGATCACCTTTTGCGACATGCCTTTTGCAGAGCTTTATAAagtgaatattttttagctaattttttaatttccATATCGTGTCTTGCCACGGCTAGTGGAGTGGCTGAGCTAAAGTGGTTTAAGAATAGAAAAACAGAATGTGAaaggagaaaaaatcacaaaATTCTAAAAAACACATACAGAAAAAGAGTCTTTTTTTCGAGTATGAGCTGGTGCAAACTGCTTACTTTGGTCGCGATTTCCGCGTCATACGTTCTCGCAGACGACTCAAACCTTTCGCTTAACGGTACCTGGTCATCTAAGGCAAACACTGTGTTTACGGGACCAGGATTCTATGACCCTATTGATGAACTCTTGATTGAACCAGCACTGCCTGGAATCAGTTACTCATTCCACGAGGACGGCTATTTTGAAGAAGCCATCTACCAAGTCACTCCAAACCCTAAAAACCACTCTTGTGCAGTCGCCGCGCTCATTTTCCAACACGGTACCTATGAAGTCAATTCGACCGGTTCGATCATCCTTACACCATTTGAAATCGACGGTAGACAACTTTTGAGCGATCCTTGCAATGACAACGGTGTGTCCACATATTCCAGGTACTCACAGAAGGAGGTCTTCAAAAGCTACGAAGTGTCCCTGGATACATACCACGGGAGATACAAGTTGAGACTCTACGAGAGCGACGGATCACCAATGCAGCCGTTGTATTTGGCTTACAGACCGCCTCAAATGCTACCAACTATCACCATGAACCCTACAGAGGACGCCAGTGGCGCATCAAATACAGAATCCGCGGCTTCATCATCTACAGGATTATCAAAAAAGGTCAAGAGAGCTTTAGAGAATAGATACAGAACTAACGCTGTGAGGAAGTCCAAATACAACTATGATCTGTTGTGGTATGTGTCAATAGCAATGATCCTTGTGGGAGGATTGATGGTCTGGAGAGGATGAATATTAACTAGCAATGTGAACTATCTGTATAAGAATCAAAAACCTatttcttgatctcgtaGGTTCTTCTGAACTTGTCATCGATCTCGGCCAAGTAGTAGGATCCCTTTGGAATGTATTCGATGTCTCCAGATGGCTTGAAGGACTTTTGCAGGTGGATCCTCTCTCTCAAGCTCAAACAAGCTTCGTACTCCTCTGGAGTCTTTTGTATTCTGCTATCAAGCTTCTGTTGAATATCGAGAACCTTGATGATGTGGGATAGGTCACCAGTAACCTTCACGGAGAAGAGAGAAGCAGCGAGTCCAGATCCGTAAGAGAAAAGACCAATTCTCTTACCCTGAAGTGCCTCGTTACCCACGTAGTACAACAAAGAAGCCAGCGATCCGTAAACAGATCCAGTGTACATGTTACCGACGTTGGTTCCCACCTCCAGAGATGGGGCAACTCTCTCCTTGTGAAGAGGCTTGGCGACGTTGACGAAggttttctccaaagccttgTCAGTCAAAGAAGCTTCATAGTCAACGGAAGCGAGCCCGACATCAACATCTGGGAAACCAGACTGGTCCTCTCTGAAATCGTTGTACAGCATTCTTCCGTAAGATTTGGCAACCAACTTGCAGTTTGGAACGTGGAACACGTTGTAATCAAAGAACTTCACACCAACAAACTTGGACTTGCTCAAacctttggcagcagctttcTTTGAGTAGTTGGCGTAACACTCATCAACTGCTTTGATGTAACATGTTTGCGAGAAGTGTCCATCAACCACAGGATACTCAGATGTGAAATCTGGCTTGTAGAAGTCGTAAGCATGCTGCATGTAGGAGCCTCTGATTGGCTCAAATGTCAGAGGAGAGTCTGGGCCGATCAGCATGGCAACGGTACCCGCACCACCGGTTGGTCTAGCTGCACCCTTCTCGTAAATGGCGATGTCTCCACAAACAACTATCGCGTCTCTGCCATCCCAAGCAGAGGACTCGACCCAGTTGATGGCGTTAAAAACAGCATTGGTACCACCATAACATGCATTCAGGGTGTCCACACCCTCAATGTCAGTGTTATCGCCAAAGAGCTGCATCAACACGGACTTGGCACTCTTGCTCTTGTCAAGAAGCGTCTCAGTTCCCACCTCCAGTCTACCGATGGAATTAGGGTCGATGttgtaatttttcaacaagtTGCTGCAGGCAGTCAATGCCATGGAATAAATGTCTTCTCTGTCGTTGACAAAGGCCATCTTGGTCTGTCCCAAACCAATAGTATACTTTCCTGACGAGACCTTATCAAAGGACTCGAGGTCAGCCTGGCTGACATACTGGCCAGGAACGTACAGTTCAATAGCCTTGATTCCAACGTTTTGAGGGCGAGTCATGGTCTTTATGAGGAGGTTCTATTCAATTAAGCAGTGGGTTTCAATATATCAAAAGAGGGAAATATTGATAAATcagctatttttttttttcgcatcTGCCCGACACGTTAAACGAGTATGCGAGCACCACAgtgaaataaaaaaaacttTACACCATGTTTATATCGAAATTATCCATTAGTCATTAAAACCGGTATGTAGCAATGCGAGTATATAAAAAACCGTTCATTTGATGTGAGAGAGCCACAGTTGGTAGTTGCGAGCCGCGGAGTCAGCCTGTGTCTCCTTGGCGGTGTTCGTCTCCTGTTTGGATAGCTGATATCCCCACGAGTCAGGCGGCAACCTAGGGGTATCGTAGAGCCATTTCTCGTCTAAAGCGGCCAACTCTGGTTGCTCCCAGTCCTGCAGATCACAATGGTGGATTTCCACGGTATCGTCGTTGTCGTAGTAATCCAGCGAGGGAGAATCCTCCAGAAGAGAGGGCAAGGATCCCGTGTAGgtcgatcggcgcgtcGATGAAATGCTAGGTCTGTATGAGTTTGTGTGCAGGTCTTCCAGAGCAAAGAagtcttcgtcgtcgtcgtcgcgtGCCTCCGGGGTCATTGCTTTGAAGTTCGTGGTGGAGTATGTCACCAGCTTGCTGGTCTTTGGTGGTTTATTAGCGGATGAATCGTAGAAAGAGTCCTTCAATTGGCACTCCTTAGAGCAGTAGATGCTACCAGAGTAAtcgtcaagctgcttgTTGTCCACGATGCAGAACTGGTCGTGAAGGAACATCATCGCAAAGTTAATCTTGATGGGTTTCAGAAGGATATAAGGATATATTTATATTGGGACTTGGTGATGCGGAGACACTAGCCACAAGGAGCCACAAAAAGACACAGGTGAAAATTTTATCTTCAGCATGGGTGTACCTTGGTGGGGCTTTCCGCAATTGATCACGCGCATTTTAACAATACTTTTCGGCCACTAAGGTTATTTGCTATGTACAGATGTgtggaaaattttcacTAGCCACATGACTCAGTACGACGCGACAGAATGCCACAGCCAAGTCCGATATACCAGAAAACTCCACAATACCGCGGTCAGGGGATTTGACAAATTGTGGAAAGTGTCAAACTAAGAATTTTCTAATGAGTAATTCAGCAAAGATGACACATTGCGTAATCGCTTATCGAGAGCATCCTCAGTGTTTAGTGCGGCGTCAGTGTCGAGATCTGTTTGTAGTTCTTTGAGAGCGCGTTTTGTCACGTCATCGTTCGGCAGCTCTCCCGTCTGCACAAAATGGTGGCCAAGATTTACCACCAGCTGAACCATCTGTGGATTGCTGATCAAATACAGCGCCTTTTCTTGTGTGGAGCTTAGCAGCTCGTCGGTCACGTTCGTGAGAAGATCCATTCTCAGGCGTTTTCGGTCTTGGTAAAACAATTCCATGTATTTGGTAGCCACAGGAATGGAAACTCCGATAGAATTCGAGCGCACGTTCTGCACCACGTCCTGGATCTCTTTGAATGACTCAGCGTGCTCTGCAAACGTGTCAAACGTCCATTCCGGAATGACAGGGTAGAACATAAAAAGCCTCTGGTCCCTGGTCAGGAAATCAAACATGTCCAGAGGAGAATGGTACGGAATCATGTGTAGCTGATCTTCCAGCGAGTTCTCGTCATACGATGAGATTTCCAGCTCATTGTGGTGGATGCACAGGTCTCTCACAAGCAGCGGAACGCCCACCATGTCTTTagccagctgctgctcttcaCAGTTCAGCAAGGCATTTGCAAATGTAGCGATCTCGTTGGGGTCCAGAAATAACGGGATTTGAACCAGTCGCATCTCCAGCAGGTTCAACAGTCTGTTAGTGTCCCTGAGATTCCCGCAATGGTCCGCCATCAGCTGGAACGTCGTTCTATTAGGCTGCACTCCGGCCTCGTTCATCTCCGCCAGAatcttgtcaaacagcGCAGAATTGCGAGCAACAATACATGCAGTCAACAACATGTTGTAAGCCTCTACGTTCAACTCGAACCCAGACCCCGTGAACACCTGCTTATACTGTCTGTACGTGTCCTCGTCGAAATCCTCTCTGCTAGCCAATGTGCAACTCAGACTGCGcaccagctcttcctgcGTTATCATCATGCCAGAATCGATGACGTCCTGGAAAACCAAATTCACCAGCTCCGGAGTCAAGTAAAGACAATACATTTTGAAATGCTCAAGAAACGTCTCCAGATGTTCTGGCTGGATATGCTTGGCCCGAGGAACAGGAAATTTAGCATACTCCTCCAATACGGTGTGAATGTTAAActtgtcctcgtcttcgttGAGAGAATCAACAAAGCGGCTGTAAAGACCTTCCTCTACCTCTTCGCGGGGAGTCTGCAATCGCATGTTCAAGATCTGAATATCTGTCTGGCCTTTCAACAACCCCACAACAGCCTGATAATAAGCAGTCTCCTTGCCTTCCTGTTCAGCAATCATGTGCAACGTCTCGTCCTCAGCAACAGCATCCTGCAAAAACCGGTCCCCAAACTCCGAGAGACTGTTATTGAAAGCGGTGAGAAAGTCGGGaaccagcttctcaataCTCTCCATTGAGGTGTACTTGAGCAGTTCAGATTGCAGATTCTTAACacgttctggagctggGAGTTTCTTGGGTTCGGTTGGGGGAGAATTGAACACCTTGAACCAGTCAAAGGATTGGAACTGGGGCAGTCCATCTTGGTCTGAGTTGGGCTTCTTCAGGATGTCCACGGCATCAAAGTTcaaatcatcatcatcCTCAAGCTTTCCTTTGGTAGAGTACGGACGCACAGCACGCACACCTGAAAACAGAGCGGGtctcctcaaacacctgAGCAACATGATCTGCTAGCATTCtttgcaatttttttaCGCTAAATCAGCGATTACGTCAGCGCACATTTTGCCAAGCTCATATGGAGCACTGATGGTTATCAGGACGATTGTGCATAACCTCACGCTACAACTGCACCTGGCTACTCGGATCATCATGTATAGTTTGTCATGCACCGCAGTTTAGCCACAATCTGTGTCGGAATGTTTGAGCTACGCATTACTGTGCTAAATCTTACATTCATTTTGGCAGAGCTCAAAAACTAAGCAAAAGTGCAGACCTTGAGCACACCTGCTATGTACATACTGGGATAGACTTGTCCTGGCTGATCTTTTCTGCCGACTTTTATGGATTGTTGATCCTAGCAATGTATGACTTAGAAATCAGGTTCCACGATCTCATGAACTTGGACGCACAGTCGTTAATGCAGTTCTCTTCAACAGAAGTCAAGCTAGATGATGGCTGTAAGATACACTTATCGAAACAATTTTCAGTCAATGAGTTCACTAGTGAGGTAGCGTATGCGGTGGCCATTTCCGTGGCGATGGAAGACTTGACTTGGTCCTTGACCTGCTGAGTCTGCACGGAGCTCAACGAGGAGCCCGCGCCTGAGTTGCTTTTGGAGCCTCCTAACCCGAGAAAGGACGAcattaaattaaattttAAACTTTGTGAAATGCGCTAAAAAATAGTTTTTCAACTcgatttttcaaattcgGAGTCGTGCGcatcttcgtcgtcgtcagcGTCGGCCAATTCGTCGGCCtcatcttcctcgtcttcctgTCCTGATTCGTCTTCGCTGCCTCCAAACACATTCAGCTTACCTTTCTCCTTCAGGAAATCGTCCAAAGTTTGCAGCTTGTACTTTCTTGCACTCTGTCTTGGCTCGATGTTTATCGTGGTGGCAGAGTTAACAACTGGTGGCGGCTTTGCAGCGTGAGAAATTGACTTGTGCTGGTTATAGTCCTTCAGTTGGAATTCCTGTGCACgcagctcgttgtagtATTCGAGGAGCTCTGAGTTCAGCTCTTGCAGCGTGACTTGGTTGTATTTGTTTATATTGTTGTTGTTTACCGAGGAGTCCGTAGAAATAGGAGCGGGTTTTGATGTTTGGAAAAGCAAAATAGAAAGCTCCACCTCATTCAGTTTCTCGGCacacttctccaaaacatAGGCTTTCTGTCCGTAATATTGCTGGAATTCTATAGCAGTGGTAGCCGTGAGGTCTTCGTCGAGATAAACCACGTTGGGAAGAATCGATCCAATCATCCTTGACCTATCCCGTAGATCGACATTGGAGTCATACTTAGTAAGCTGCAAGACGAGGTTGAACAATTTCCATATCAAGCTTTCGTAGTTGTACTCTT
This portion of the Ogataea parapolymorpha DL-1 chromosome IV, whole genome shotgun sequence genome encodes:
- a CDS encoding putative secreted protein; amino-acid sequence: MLLRCLRRPALFSGVRAVRPYSTKGKLEDDDDLNFDAVDILKKPNSDQDGLPQFQSFDWFKVFNSPPTEPKKLPAPERVKNLQSELLKYTSMESIEKLVPDFLTAFNNSLSEFGDRFLQDAVAEDETLHMIAEQEGKETAYYQAVVGLLKGQTDIQILNMRLQTPREEVEEGLYSRFVDSLNEDEDKFNIHTVLEEYAKFPVPRAKHIQPEHLETFLEHFKMYCLYLTPELVNLVFQDVIDSGMMITQEELVRSLSCTLASREDFDEDTYRQYKQVFTGSGFELNVEAYNMLLTACIVARNSALFDKILAEMNEAGVQPNRTTFQLMADHCGNLRDTNRLLNLLEMRLVQIPLFLDPNEIATFANALLNCEEQQLAKDMVGVPLLVRDLCIHHNELEISSYDENSLEDQLHMIPYHSPLDMFDFLTRDQRLFMFYPVIPEWTFDTFAEHAESFKEIQDVVQNVRSNSIGVSIPVATKYMELFYQDRKRLRMDLLTNVTDELLSSTQEKALYLISNPQMVQLVVNLGHHFVQTGELPNDDVTKRALKELQTDLDTDAALNTEDALDKRLRNVSSLLNYSLENS
- a CDS encoding Mitochondrial import inner membrane translocase subunit TIM13, giving the protein MSSFLGLGGSKSNSGAGSSLSSVQTQQVKDQVKSSIATEMATAYATSLVNSLTENCFDKCILQPSSSLTSVEENCINDCASKFMRSWNLISKSYIARINNP
- a CDS encoding Hydroxymethylglutaryl-CoA synthase: MTRPQNVGIKAIELYVPGQYVSQADLESFDKVSSGKYTIGLGQTKMAFVNDREDIYSMALTACSNLLKNYNIDPNSIGRLEVGTETLLDKSKSAKSVLMQLFGDNTDIEGVDTLNACYGGTNAVFNAINWVESSAWDGRDAIVVCGDIAIYEKGAARPTGGAGTVAMLIGPDSPLTFEPIRGSYMQHAYDFYKPDFTSEYPVVDGHFSQTCYIKAVDECYANYSKKAAAKGLSKSKFVGVKFFDYNVFHVPNCKLVAKSYGRMLYNDFREDQSGFPDVDVGLASVDYEASLTDKALEKTFVNVAKPLHKERVAPSLEVGTNVGNMYTGSVYGSLASLLYYVGNEALQGKRIGLFSYGSGLAASLFSVKVTGDLSHIIKVLDIQQKLDSRIQKTPEEYEACLSLRERIHLQKSFKPSGDIEYIPKGSYYLAEIDDKFRRTYEIKK
- a CDS encoding Protein ROT1 — protein: MSWCKLLTLVAISASYVLADDSNLSLNGTWSSKANTVFTGPGFYDPIDELLIEPALPGISYSFHEDGYFEEAIYQVTPNPKNHSCAVAALIFQHGTYEVNSTGSIILTPFEIDGRQLLSDPCNDNGVSTYSRYSQKEVFKSYEVSLDTYHGRYKLRLYESDGSPMQPLYLAYRPPQMLPTITMNPTEDASGASNTESAASSSTGLSKKVKRALENRYRTNAVRKSKYNYDLLWYVSIAMILVGGLMVWRG